A window of the Buchnera aphidicola (Pterocallis alni) genome harbors these coding sequences:
- the truB gene encoding tRNA pseudouridine(55) synthase TruB — MYKNIHGILLLDKPSGISSNNILQQVKKILGVKKVGYSGTLDPLATGLLPIFFGKCTKFIDNFINSDKSYHVIMKLGQITSTYDSEGIILEERIVNFSSILLYNSLKKLQSRVTQVAPMYSAVKYKGLPLYKYIRKILPIIKITKNIRVYKIHCIWYNNQFIKLKIFCSKGTYIRSFVHDLGKLLGCGAHVIYLRRIQVASYMVNNCITFKKLYYLHKLYSKLLCITIINQFFIPIQKIFLNCIEVKLNSLLILSQKNIKFFTSLMKNNIVKIIVINHTKKFFIGRIDQYGQLISYKSLNININLL; from the coding sequence ATGTATAAAAATATTCATGGTATATTACTATTAGATAAACCCTCAGGTATATCTTCTAATAATATTTTACAACAAGTAAAAAAAATACTCGGTGTTAAGAAAGTTGGTTATTCTGGAACATTAGATCCATTAGCCACGGGTTTATTGCCTATATTTTTTGGAAAATGTACAAAATTTATTGATAATTTTATCAATAGTGATAAATCTTATCATGTAATTATGAAATTAGGTCAAATTACTTCTACATATGATTCCGAAGGTATAATTTTAGAAGAAAGAATAGTAAATTTTTCTAGTATACTGTTGTATAATTCTTTAAAGAAATTACAGAGTCGAGTAACACAAGTAGCTCCTATGTATTCTGCAGTAAAATATAAAGGATTACCTTTATATAAATATATTAGAAAAATTTTACCTATTATAAAAATTACAAAAAATATTCGCGTTTATAAAATTCATTGCATATGGTACAATAATCAGTTTATTAAATTAAAAATTTTTTGTTCTAAAGGTACTTATATTCGTTCTTTTGTGCATGATTTAGGTAAATTATTAGGTTGTGGAGCACATGTAATTTATTTAAGAAGAATACAAGTTGCTTCATACATGGTTAATAATTGTATTACATTTAAGAAATTATATTATTTACATAAGTTATATTCTAAATTGTTATGCATAACAATTATAAATCAATTTTTTATCCCAATACAAAAAATATTCTTAAATTGTATAGAGGTAAAATTGAACTCTTTACTTATATTAAGTCAAAAAAATATAAAATTTTTTACTTCATTGATGAAAAATAATATTGTTAAAATTATTGTTATAAATCATACAAAAAAATTTTTTATTGGTCGAATAGATCAATATGGTCAATTAATTTCATATAAATCATTAAATATTAATATAAATTTGTTATAA
- a CDS encoding DEAD/DEAH box helicase — MVQVENSFLKLGLNALLVKSLNNMGYVTPSPIQKLCIPYLLSGNDVLGMAQTGSGKTAAFALPLLHNIILGLKYPQVLVLTPTRELAIQVSKAFMEFAKYIVSIKVVPLYGGQRYDIQLRELRRGPQIIVGTPGRLLDHLNRGTLNLSQLKGLVLDEADEMLRMGFIEDVENILRKIPSIHQTALFSATMPEVIRIIAKKFMVSPKEVKIQSNIITRPNIKQFYWMVYGRKTDGLIRFLESEEFSATIIFVRTKYATLEVAEALDRHGYNSAALNGDMNQHIREKTLDRLKDGRLDILIATDVAARGLDVDRVSLVINYDIPMDVESYIHRIGRTGRAGRIGKALLFVERREYRLFKNIENTLKQPIIRIELPNMKLLSECRLKKLSQNVLKECNSVDLEKYCSLLPKLNPDNKFTIETLAAALLKIAQGKRPLIISDVVSSQKKFFIKHDNKKKLYTNIKTNTLSFNSQNKFPATFKKSKSTFAMNLYRIEVGYSHGVEVRHIVGAIANEGKINSCYIGSVKIFSEFSTIELSRCLPKSILSSFINTRILNKLIKIKLYNYGYKLINKKRSNFYSSKYTKK, encoded by the coding sequence ATGGTTCAAGTTGAAAATTCTTTTTTAAAGTTAGGTTTAAATGCTTTATTGGTCAAATCTTTAAATAATATGGGTTATGTAACACCTTCTCCTATTCAAAAATTATGTATTCCTTATTTATTATCTGGAAATGATGTATTAGGTATGGCACAAACAGGTAGTGGTAAAACTGCTGCTTTTGCTTTACCGTTATTACATAATATTATTTTAGGTTTAAAATATCCTCAAGTATTAGTTTTAACTCCAACTAGAGAATTAGCTATACAAGTATCTAAAGCTTTTATGGAATTTGCTAAATATATTGTTAGTATAAAGGTTGTTCCTTTATATGGTGGTCAACGATATGATATACAGTTACGTGAATTAAGAAGAGGTCCTCAAATTATAGTTGGTACTCCTGGTAGATTATTAGATCATTTAAATCGTGGTACTTTAAATTTATCACAATTAAAAGGTTTAGTTTTAGATGAAGCAGATGAAATGTTGAGAATGGGTTTTATAGAAGACGTAGAAAATATTTTACGAAAAATTCCGAGTATACATCAAACAGCTTTATTTTCTGCTACTATGCCGGAAGTTATTCGAATTATCGCTAAAAAATTTATGGTTTCTCCTAAAGAAGTTAAAATTCAATCTAATATTATTACTCGGCCAAATATTAAACAATTTTATTGGATGGTATATGGTCGTAAAACGGATGGTTTAATACGATTTTTAGAATCTGAAGAATTTTCTGCAACAATTATTTTTGTTCGTACAAAATATGCAACTTTAGAAGTGGCCGAAGCATTAGATCGACACGGGTATAATAGTGCTGCACTGAATGGTGATATGAATCAACACATTAGAGAAAAAACCTTAGATCGATTAAAAGATGGTAGATTAGATATTTTAATAGCAACCGATGTTGCTGCTCGAGGTTTAGATGTAGATCGAGTGAGTTTAGTAATTAATTATGATATCCCTATGGATGTAGAATCATATATTCATCGTATTGGTCGTACAGGTAGAGCTGGTCGTATAGGGAAAGCTTTATTATTTGTTGAGCGTAGAGAATATAGATTATTTAAAAATATTGAAAATACATTAAAACAACCTATTATTAGAATTGAATTACCAAATATGAAATTATTAAGTGAATGTAGGTTGAAAAAATTATCGCAAAATGTTTTGAAAGAATGTAATAGTGTAGATTTAGAAAAATATTGTTCTTTATTACCCAAATTAAATCCAGATAATAAATTTACAATTGAAACTTTAGCTGCTGCACTATTAAAAATTGCACAAGGTAAACGTCCTTTAATTATTTCAGATGTAGTTAGCTCGCAGAAAAAATTTTTTATTAAACATGATAATAAAAAAAAATTATATACAAATATTAAAACAAATACATTATCATTTAATTCTCAAAATAAATTTCCTGCTACTTTTAAAAAAAGTAAATCTACTTTTGCAATGAATTTATATAGAATTGAAGTTGGATACTCTCATGGAGTGGAAGTACGACATATTGTTGGAGCAATTGCTAATGAAGGTAAAATTAATAGTTGCTATATTGGTAGTGTAAAAATATTTTCTGAATTTTCAACAATTGAGTTATCTAGATGTTTACCTAAATCCATCTTGAGTAGTTTCATTAATACTAGAATTTTAAATAAATTAATTAAAATTAAGTTATATAATTATGGTTATAAATTGATTAATAAAAAACGTAGTAATTTTTATTCTTCCAAATATACAAAAAAATAA
- the argF gene encoding ornithine carbamoyltransferase — MNSLYNKHILKISDLTKKEIKKIIKFASVLKKNRNNKQEIQYLKNKKIALIFEQKSTRTRCSFEVAAIEQGAYVSYLGSDIHLGYKESITDTIKVLERLYDGIAYRGSNHKYIKIISQNSQIPIWNALTQKYHPTQILADIFTIIECMPNKSIENIICTYVGDASNNIAKTLLEIAQIMKLKLRFLAPKKYWPKLPISNNKNIKNNIMCTENIKKGVELSDFIYTDAWISMGEDPSTWEEKIQLLKKYQINEEMIQLSKNKNIKILHCLPSLHDSNTILGKKISKKYKLNNGIEITNTVFKKYQDIIFTQSENKLHTIKALMILNLIQNINNKSILS, encoded by the coding sequence ATGAATAGTTTATACAACAAGCATATATTAAAAATTTCTGATCTTACTAAAAAAGAAATAAAAAAAATTATAAAATTTGCTTCCGTACTTAAAAAAAATAGAAACAATAAACAAGAAATACAATATTTAAAAAACAAAAAAATTGCTTTAATTTTTGAACAAAAATCAACAAGAACTAGATGCTCATTTGAAGTAGCAGCAATAGAACAAGGAGCATATGTTAGTTATTTAGGATCTGATATACATTTAGGATATAAAGAATCAATTACAGATACTATTAAAGTCCTTGAAAGATTATATGATGGTATCGCATATCGTGGTTCAAACCATAAATATATAAAAATAATTTCACAAAATTCTCAAATTCCAATATGGAATGCATTAACACAAAAATATCATCCAACACAAATTTTAGCCGATATATTTACTATAATAGAATGTATGCCTAATAAATCCATTGAAAATATAATTTGTACTTATGTAGGTGATGCATCTAATAATATTGCGAAAACATTGTTAGAAATAGCTCAAATTATGAAATTAAAATTACGTTTTTTAGCACCAAAAAAATATTGGCCTAAATTACCTATTTCAAATAATAAAAATATTAAAAATAATATTATGTGTACTGAAAATATAAAAAAGGGAGTAGAATTATCTGATTTCATTTATACAGATGCTTGGATTTCAATGGGAGAAGATCCATCAACATGGGAAGAAAAAATACAATTATTAAAAAAATACCAAATTAATGAAGAAATGATACAATTATCAAAAAATAAAAATATAAAAATATTACATTGTTTACCGTCTTTACATGATTCAAATACAATATTAGGAAAAAAAATATCTAAAAAATATAAATTAAATAATGGAATTGAAATAACAAATACAGTTTTTAAAAAATATCAAGATATTATTTTTACACAATCTGAAAATAAATTACATACTATTAAAGCATTAATGATATTAAATTTAATACAAAATATAAATAATAAATCAATATTATCATAA
- the pnp gene encoding polyribonucleotide nucleotidyltransferase, producing the protein MLNSIIRTFQYGNHTVTLETGRVARQSTASVIVNMNDTIVLVTVVVDKNCIPKKKFFPLTINYQERTYAAGRIPGSFFRREGRPSENEILIARLIDRPIRPLFPKNFLQEVQITATVISLNPEINPDLVSIIGASAALKISGVPFLGTIGVARVGYINKKYILNPDTTIMKYTDLDLVVSGTEDSILMVESESNLLEENIILNALLFGHQSQQSLIKNICLFANSVPVTLYNYSAMHIKHHVLFNLLVHMSKLDIICAYKIFDKQERLNTLFIIKENIINMLISKNFVFNIVDIENILYYLERKIVRNRLLKGKCRIDGRKKDQVRVLNIQTGTLPRVHGSALFTRGETQALVSVTLGTSRDAQNLDELLGDRVDNFLFHYNFPPYSVGEIGILGSPKRREIGHGRLAKRSMVAVMPNIDEFPYTIRVVSEITESNGSSSMASVCGASLALMDAGVPIKYAISGIAMGLIKEKEKYIVLSDILGDEDHLGDMDFKVAGSKKGITALQMDMKILGINSKILFDSLLEAKKSRLYILHKMQKFISIPRRKMSKFAPRIHTMKINPEKIKDVIGKGGAVIRMLTEETGTVIEIQDDGTVKISATLEQKAKNAIQRIQEITSEIKIGTIYTGRVIRITDFGAFVSIGIGKEGLVHISQINSKRVDKVTDYLQIEQLVTVKVLEIDKYGRLRLSIKDAHISTKSM; encoded by the coding sequence TTGTTAAATTCTATAATTAGAACATTTCAATATGGTAATCATACTGTTACTTTAGAAACTGGTAGGGTTGCTAGACAATCTACTGCTTCTGTTATAGTCAATATGAATGATACAATTGTTCTTGTAACAGTAGTAGTAGATAAAAATTGTATACCTAAAAAAAAATTTTTTCCTTTAACGATTAATTATCAAGAACGCACTTATGCTGCCGGTAGAATACCTGGTAGTTTTTTTCGGAGAGAGGGACGACCCAGCGAAAATGAAATATTAATTGCTAGATTAATTGATAGACCCATTAGACCTTTATTTCCAAAAAATTTTTTACAAGAAGTACAAATTACTGCAACAGTAATTTCTTTAAATCCTGAAATTAATCCCGATCTTGTTTCTATTATTGGTGCTTCAGCTGCTTTAAAAATATCTGGTGTACCATTTTTAGGTACTATAGGAGTTGCTCGCGTTGGTTATATTAATAAAAAATATATTTTAAATCCTGATACTACAATAATGAAATACACTGATTTAGATTTAGTTGTTTCTGGAACAGAAGATAGTATTTTAATGGTAGAATCAGAATCTAATTTATTAGAAGAGAATATAATATTAAATGCTCTTTTATTTGGTCACCAATCTCAACAATCATTAATTAAAAATATTTGTCTGTTTGCTAATTCTGTACCTGTTACATTATATAATTATAGTGCTATGCATATTAAACATCATGTATTATTTAATTTACTTGTTCATATGTCTAAATTAGATATTATATGTGCATATAAAATTTTTGATAAACAAGAAAGATTAAATACATTATTTATTATAAAAGAAAATATTATTAATATGTTAATTTCCAAAAATTTTGTTTTTAATATTGTAGATATAGAAAATATTTTATATTATCTTGAAAGAAAAATAGTTCGTAATAGGTTGTTAAAAGGGAAATGTAGAATTGATGGTCGTAAAAAAGATCAAGTTCGTGTACTAAATATACAAACTGGTACTCTTCCAAGAGTACATGGATCTGCATTATTTACTAGAGGGGAAACACAAGCATTAGTATCTGTAACATTAGGAACTTCTAGAGATGCCCAAAATTTAGATGAATTATTAGGAGATAGAGTAGATAATTTTTTATTTCATTATAATTTTCCTCCTTATTCTGTTGGTGAAATTGGTATATTAGGATCTCCTAAAAGAAGAGAAATCGGTCATGGTCGTTTAGCAAAACGTAGTATGGTAGCAGTTATGCCTAATATTGATGAATTTCCATATACTATTCGAGTGGTTTCTGAAATTACTGAATCCAATGGTTCTTCTTCTATGGCATCAGTTTGTGGTGCTTCATTAGCATTAATGGATGCCGGGGTTCCTATTAAATATGCCATATCTGGTATTGCTATGGGATTAATTAAGGAGAAAGAAAAATATATAGTATTATCAGATATTTTAGGTGATGAAGATCATTTGGGTGATATGGATTTTAAGGTTGCTGGATCAAAAAAAGGTATTACTGCTTTACAAATGGATATGAAAATATTAGGCATTAATAGTAAAATTTTATTTGATTCTTTATTGGAAGCAAAAAAATCTAGATTGTATATTCTACATAAAATGCAAAAATTTATTAGTATACCTAGAAGAAAAATGTCTAAATTTGCTCCTCGTATTCATACTATGAAAATTAATCCAGAAAAAATTAAGGATGTTATTGGGAAAGGAGGAGCTGTAATTCGTATGTTAACTGAAGAAACTGGAACAGTAATTGAAATTCAAGATGATGGTACTGTAAAAATTTCTGCCACTTTGGAACAAAAGGCAAAAAATGCTATTCAACGTATTCAAGAAATTACTTCGGAAATCAAAATAGGTACAATATATACGGGAAGAGTAATTAGGATTACAGATTTTGGAGCATTTGTATCTATTGGTATTGGTAAAGAAGGTTTAGTACATATTTCTCAAATAAATAGTAAAAGAGTAGATAAAGTAACAGATTACTTACAAATAGAGCAATTAGTTACAGTAAAAGTTTTAGAAATAGATAAATATGGTCGTTTAAGACTTAGTATAAAAGATGCTCATATATCTACAAAATCCATGTAA
- the rpsO gene encoding 30S ribosomal protein S15, which yields MNLIKKDYILKYTSDSKNTGQSEVQIALLSYKINDLKKHFAIHKKDNASKRGLLNIVSKRRKLLNYLKKLNISRYNNIVIKLKLRH from the coding sequence ATGAATTTAATAAAAAAGGATTATATATTAAAATATACTAGTGATAGTAAAAATACTGGTCAATCTGAAGTACAAATTGCTTTATTGAGCTATAAAATTAATGATTTAAAAAAACATTTTGCTATACATAAAAAAGATAATGCTAGTAAAAGGGGTTTATTAAATATAGTTTCCAAACGTAGGAAATTATTAAATTATTTAAAAAAATTGAACATATCACGTTACAATAATATCGTAATCAAATTAAAATTACGTCATTAA
- a CDS encoding valine--tRNA ligase has translation MKKKYNPTQIEYSLYLHWKKKGYFKPHFNTKKKNFCIIMPPPNITGYLHMGHAFQQTIMDILIRYHRMQGDNTLWQMGLDHAGIATQIIVSKKINIEEKKNLHDIGRKNFIKKCWDWKDLVHNNINYQIQRLGSSVDWNRERFTLDDKSSKAIRKVFINLYHDNLIYRKKKLSNWDIELQTVVSDLEIENKSIFGKMWYIRYPIYNNCIKSITRKYLTVATTRPETLLGDVAIAVHPLDMRYKNIIGKFVIVPFINRCIPIVSDNCIDMYKGTGCVKITPAHDMNDYQVALRNSLPIINIFDKKGYVLNTFEIYDISMNISNIYNTNIPKDVKKLYFLDARMHIINFLDKIGMLSCIINDYVSILYGERSGSKIETLLTDQWYMKTDLLSKNAIKIVTDKKITFFPKQYKNMYLSWMNNIQDWCISRQLWWGHRIPAWYDDIGNIYVGNSELEIRKKYFISDEKKLIQDPDVLDTWFSSSLWTFVSLDWPKKNNLLKFFHPTSVLISGFDIIFFWVARMIMMTLYCLKDNHTIQVPFKKVYITGLILDEFGKKMSKSKGNVLDPIDMIDGISLSDLLKKRTVLHMKDNMVKKINNNTKKQFPHGITSFGADSLRFTFASLSSINRNINWDMNRLKGYRNFCTKIWNAGRFICMHINDNEINIHNYQKYFLFFDLWLLIKFNNMIRKYRSALDCYRFDVAAHKLYNFFWHTFCDWYLEIVKIFLQFGSEQEKMSVKYTMFHVFETILKIAHPIIPFITEYIWKKLKNFLSIKGKTIMLQSFPNYNDMIIDNNIVNIMSFIKKVILFIRNVRTIFNISSKYLLCLFVHDVSLEYKNIVLYYQLIIKKIAYLENIMFVDFNYILPINSVTDIIHNIKCSIVLNIIINPKCELIKVLNKIYAINLKINILNNTFLNKKFLNRAPKNLIIQKKNNLSVLILTQEKLLKQKNILQNYIHTIR, from the coding sequence ATGAAAAAAAAATATAATCCAACTCAAATAGAATATTCTCTATATTTACATTGGAAAAAAAAGGGTTATTTTAAACCTCACTTTAATACTAAAAAGAAGAATTTTTGCATAATTATGCCTCCTCCCAATATTACAGGTTATTTACATATGGGGCATGCATTTCAGCAAACCATTATGGATATTTTAATTAGATATCATAGAATGCAAGGAGATAATACTTTATGGCAAATGGGATTAGATCATGCTGGCATTGCCACACAAATTATTGTATCAAAAAAAATTAATATAGAAGAAAAAAAAAATTTACATGATATTGGGCGAAAAAATTTTATTAAAAAGTGTTGGGATTGGAAAGATTTGGTTCATAATAATATTAATTATCAAATACAAAGATTAGGTAGTTCAGTTGATTGGAATCGAGAAAGATTTACATTAGATGATAAATCGTCTAAAGCAATTAGAAAAGTATTTATTAATTTATATCATGATAATCTTATTTATCGTAAAAAAAAGTTATCTAATTGGGATATTGAATTACAAACTGTTGTATCAGATTTAGAAATAGAAAATAAATCTATTTTTGGTAAGATGTGGTATATTAGATATCCAATATATAATAATTGTATAAAATCTATTACAAGAAAATATTTAACAGTTGCTACTACAAGACCAGAGACCTTATTAGGTGATGTTGCAATTGCAGTGCATCCATTAGACATGAGATATAAAAATATTATTGGTAAATTTGTAATTGTGCCATTTATTAATCGTTGTATACCGATTGTATCTGATAATTGTATAGATATGTATAAGGGTACTGGTTGTGTAAAAATTACTCCAGCGCATGATATGAATGATTATCAAGTGGCTCTTAGAAATAGTTTACCTATAATAAATATTTTTGATAAAAAGGGTTATGTACTAAATACATTTGAAATATATGATATTAGTATGAATATTTCTAATATATATAATACAAATATTCCAAAAGATGTAAAAAAATTATATTTTTTAGATGCTAGAATGCACATAATTAATTTTTTAGATAAAATAGGTATGTTGAGTTGTATTATAAATGATTATGTATCTATATTATATGGAGAAAGAAGTGGATCGAAAATTGAAACATTATTAACTGATCAATGGTATATGAAAACTGATTTATTATCTAAAAATGCTATAAAAATAGTTACAGATAAAAAAATTACCTTTTTTCCTAAACAGTATAAAAATATGTATTTATCATGGATGAATAATATTCAAGATTGGTGTATTTCACGTCAGTTATGGTGGGGTCATCGTATACCAGCTTGGTATGATGATATAGGTAATATATATGTTGGAAATAGTGAATTAGAAATTAGAAAAAAATATTTTATTTCTGATGAAAAAAAATTAATACAAGATCCAGATGTTTTAGATACTTGGTTTTCTTCTAGTTTATGGACTTTTGTATCTTTAGATTGGCCCAAAAAAAATAATTTATTAAAGTTTTTTCATCCTACTTCAGTCTTAATTAGTGGTTTTGACATTATATTCTTTTGGGTAGCGAGAATGATTATGATGACTTTGTATTGTTTAAAAGATAATCATACCATTCAAGTTCCATTTAAAAAAGTATACATAACAGGTTTAATTTTAGATGAATTTGGTAAAAAGATGTCTAAATCTAAAGGAAATGTATTAGATCCAATAGATATGATTGATGGTATTAGCTTATCTGATTTATTAAAGAAAAGAACTGTTTTACACATGAAAGATAATATGGTAAAAAAAATTAATAATAATACTAAAAAACAATTTCCACATGGTATTACTAGTTTTGGAGCTGATTCTTTACGTTTCACTTTTGCCTCTTTATCTTCTATTAATAGAAATATAAATTGGGATATGAATAGATTAAAAGGATATAGGAATTTTTGCACAAAAATTTGGAATGCTGGAAGATTTATTTGTATGCATATTAATGATAATGAGATTAATATTCACAATTACCAAAAATATTTTTTATTTTTTGATTTGTGGTTATTAATTAAATTTAATAACATGATCAGAAAATATCGTTCTGCTTTAGATTGTTATCGTTTTGATGTTGCTGCACATAAGTTGTATAATTTTTTTTGGCATACATTTTGTGATTGGTATTTAGAAATTGTAAAAATATTTTTGCAGTTTGGTTCCGAACAAGAAAAAATGAGTGTAAAATATACTATGTTTCATGTTTTTGAAACTATTTTAAAAATTGCGCACCCTATTATTCCTTTTATTACCGAGTATATTTGGAAAAAATTGAAAAATTTTCTTAGTATTAAAGGAAAAACGATTATGTTACAAAGTTTTCCTAATTATAACGATATGATTATAGATAATAATATTGTAAATATTATGTCTTTTATTAAAAAGGTTATTTTATTTATTCGTAATGTGCGTACTATTTTTAATATTTCCAGTAAATATTTATTGTGTTTATTTGTACATGATGTTTCTCTAGAATATAAAAATATTGTATTATATTATCAATTAATTATTAAAAAAATAGCATATCTAGAGAATATTATGTTTGTTGATTTCAATTATATTCTTCCTATAAATTCTGTTACAGATATTATTCATAATATTAAATGTTCTATTGTATTAAATATTATTATAAATCCTAAATGTGAGTTAATAAAAGTACTTAATAAAATTTATGCAATTAATTTAAAAATTAATATTTTAAATAATACTTTTTTAAATAAAAAATTTTTAAATCGAGCTCCGAAAAATTTAATTATACAAAAAAAAAATAATTTAAGTGTTTTAATCTTGACTCAAGAAAAATTATTAAAACAAAAAAATATTTTACAGAATTACATACATACTATAAGATAA
- the rbfA gene encoding 30S ribosome-binding factor RbfA, producing MKFFNKSSTMAFHRSTRIAQELKKEISIILLRYIRDPRINCMITISMVKLSRDLSFAKIFISSLNINKNCYNNLYHKKNSKEILCILKGASKYIRKMLSYRIKLRKIPFLLFDYDNSLVEGIKISNLLKKI from the coding sequence ATGAAATTTTTTAATAAATCATCTACTATGGCTTTTCATCGTTCTACTAGAATAGCTCAAGAATTAAAAAAAGAAATATCAATTATTTTATTAAGATATATACGTGATCCTAGAATTAATTGTATGATTACAATATCAATGGTTAAGTTATCACGTGATTTATCTTTTGCAAAAATTTTTATTAGTTCTTTAAATATTAATAAAAATTGTTATAATAATTTATATCATAAGAAAAATAGTAAAGAAATTCTTTGTATTTTAAAAGGTGCATCAAAATATATTAGAAAAATGTTATCTTACAGGATAAAATTAAGGAAAATACCATTTTTATTATTTGATTATGATAATTCTTTAGTTGAAGGAATAAAAATATCTAATTTATTAAAAAAAATATAA